A region from the Deinococcus sp. KSM4-11 genome encodes:
- a CDS encoding tetratricopeptide repeat protein — translation MGAALVEELSLNLSRLSTRRGSVVMGLWGGAGAGKSWILREARRRAPIRSLELPAHWTPAAVVAALPQPARMPAWLPSALEHVARGELDVTSTADALAALLSALAPFALFVEDLHEASEDALALWEALARRVGRSGGVGLLLTSRRPLPDVFQPRPVPPLTEEDTVALLEGELGTRMPLAAATWVHARTHGHPLFSLEYVRFLVQQGHLYSDGRRWHWRAPGTARLPSSVEALIAHQLGAARLSDAARRVWETLVLCPPEVCAEAGPTLADIPPAQWDWALRELRHAGLVREDGPAHPLYREVAAGFLGLAERRRWAARATDALEAWAPVLAAQFVPDAGLPPERAVTLLRRGACAAVQAGQRRAAATFLTSAQALGSGLERVALALDAARLWSALDPREAAALAQDILRSEPEHLEATFLLADALVAQGDEERAERLVDALGEGGREWFLSRLALHAEQHQSPAVLALWQACPQWHDTAPPHVVAAVGRALDFTGRSHEALELLGAALPDPGSTDAAVLLMARCRAHYGAGQLLSAEADATAVIELATPDDSPILLARALSSRATIRDTLGHYALALADAERSLNLFAALGVARDHAQQQTRLACLLLEYGEYARAEALLHEGREVLRRAEPTHFLALSEMNLAYLYLEQNPPHAGALALQYAHAGVHSARMAGSPLIVAQALGTAARAEAIHGSAARALALAHEALGLTAPDTHDAAWSAFALGFALEASGDVSGALDTFRAAVRHLEERGLTVWAARFALEADRLRGDSAAACERLAMFQAHDLRNWVNLTRRYFPELDAPAALPQPAAGLTLRVLGPWQVWRGEQHLPFRTPLGRALLTQLLGARLEGRPGVRPLELQQALYPHLPDEQAAPALHQLIYRTRQTLGSDAVVLTDAGYALGDVQTDAELFLQSGDVALWRGPLLDSEGLGTAADRLHLRLRASALERASAGDSAELARIGPLLVREDPFDLAVLELTLTALAASGQGRAAHALQRDVRARFAEVGEPVPAALDAIPSVPRKS, via the coding sequence ATGGGAGCAGCGCTCGTCGAGGAACTGAGTCTGAACCTGAGCCGTCTGTCCACGCGGCGGGGCAGTGTGGTGATGGGCCTGTGGGGCGGGGCCGGCGCCGGCAAGAGCTGGATCCTGCGGGAAGCGCGGCGACGTGCTCCCATCCGCAGCCTTGAACTTCCAGCCCACTGGACACCGGCGGCCGTGGTCGCCGCGCTGCCGCAGCCGGCGCGAATGCCCGCGTGGCTTCCCTCTGCGCTGGAACACGTCGCGCGGGGCGAGCTGGACGTGACCTCGACCGCCGACGCGCTGGCCGCCCTGCTGAGCGCCCTCGCGCCGTTCGCCCTGTTCGTCGAGGACCTGCACGAAGCCTCGGAGGACGCCCTGGCCCTCTGGGAAGCCCTCGCCCGGCGGGTCGGCCGCTCCGGGGGAGTAGGCCTCCTGCTGACCTCGCGACGGCCCCTGCCAGACGTGTTCCAGCCCCGGCCCGTTCCACCGCTGACCGAAGAGGACACCGTGGCGCTGCTCGAGGGCGAGCTGGGCACCCGCATGCCCCTGGCGGCCGCCACCTGGGTACACGCGCGCACCCATGGCCATCCGCTGTTCAGCCTGGAATACGTGCGCTTCCTGGTGCAGCAGGGCCACCTGTACAGCGACGGGCGGCGCTGGCACTGGCGCGCGCCGGGCACGGCCCGCCTGCCGTCCAGCGTGGAGGCGCTGATCGCCCACCAACTGGGCGCCGCCCGGCTGAGCGACGCCGCCCGCCGCGTGTGGGAAACGCTCGTCCTGTGTCCACCCGAGGTCTGCGCCGAGGCCGGGCCGACCCTCGCGGACATCCCCCCTGCGCAGTGGGACTGGGCACTGCGCGAGCTGCGGCACGCGGGACTGGTTCGGGAAGATGGGCCCGCCCATCCTCTGTACCGCGAGGTAGCGGCTGGCTTCCTCGGGCTAGCCGAGCGGCGGCGCTGGGCGGCGCGGGCCACGGACGCCCTGGAGGCGTGGGCACCGGTTCTGGCTGCCCAGTTCGTGCCGGACGCGGGCCTGCCGCCGGAGCGCGCCGTGACGCTGCTGCGGCGAGGCGCGTGCGCGGCCGTGCAGGCGGGGCAGCGGCGGGCGGCCGCCACGTTCCTGACCTCGGCCCAGGCTTTGGGGAGTGGCCTGGAGCGCGTGGCGCTGGCACTGGACGCGGCCCGCCTGTGGAGCGCCCTCGATCCGCGGGAGGCGGCCGCCCTCGCGCAGGACATCCTCCGCTCCGAGCCTGAGCATCTGGAGGCGACCTTCCTGCTGGCGGACGCCCTCGTCGCCCAGGGGGACGAGGAGCGGGCCGAGCGGCTGGTGGACGCGCTGGGTGAGGGCGGACGGGAGTGGTTCCTGTCCCGCCTGGCGCTTCACGCCGAGCAGCACCAGTCTCCGGCAGTGCTGGCGCTGTGGCAGGCGTGTCCGCAGTGGCACGACACCGCTCCACCGCACGTCGTGGCGGCGGTCGGTCGGGCCCTGGACTTCACGGGCCGTTCGCACGAGGCCTTGGAGCTGCTGGGCGCCGCACTGCCCGACCCGGGCAGCACAGACGCTGCCGTCCTGTTGATGGCCCGCTGCCGCGCCCACTACGGTGCCGGTCAGCTGCTCAGCGCGGAGGCCGACGCCACGGCCGTGATCGAGCTGGCCACGCCCGACGACTCGCCCATCCTGCTGGCCCGGGCCCTGTCGAGCCGCGCGACCATCCGGGACACGCTCGGCCACTATGCCCTGGCCCTGGCCGACGCCGAGCGCTCGCTGAACCTGTTCGCTGCGCTGGGTGTGGCGCGAGACCACGCGCAGCAGCAGACCCGGCTGGCGTGCCTGCTGCTGGAATACGGCGAGTATGCCCGCGCCGAGGCGCTGCTGCACGAGGGCCGCGAGGTGCTGCGCCGCGCTGAACCCACGCATTTCCTGGCGCTGAGCGAAATGAACCTCGCGTACCTGTACCTGGAACAGAATCCGCCGCACGCGGGCGCGCTGGCCCTGCAGTACGCCCACGCGGGCGTGCACAGTGCCCGCATGGCGGGCAGCCCCCTGATCGTCGCGCAGGCGCTGGGCACCGCCGCGCGCGCCGAGGCGATCCACGGCAGCGCCGCCCGCGCCCTGGCCCTCGCGCACGAGGCGCTGGGTCTGACCGCTCCCGATACACACGACGCCGCGTGGAGCGCCTTCGCCCTGGGCTTCGCCCTGGAGGCCAGCGGCGACGTATCCGGCGCGCTCGACACCTTCCGGGCCGCGGTGCGACACCTCGAGGAGCGGGGCCTGACCGTGTGGGCGGCCCGCTTCGCGCTGGAAGCCGACCGGCTCCGCGGCGACAGCGCGGCGGCGTGTGAGCGCCTCGCCATGTTTCAGGCCCACGACCTGCGCAACTGGGTGAACCTTACCCGGCGCTACTTTCCTGAGCTGGACGCTCCGGCGGCGCTCCCCCAGCCTGCCGCTGGCCTGACCCTCCGCGTGCTCGGCCCGTGGCAGGTGTGGCGTGGGGAACAGCACCTGCCCTTCCGCACGCCGCTGGGCCGCGCCCTGCTGACACAGCTGCTCGGGGCGCGTCTGGAGGGCCGACCGGGTGTCCGGCCGCTCGAATTGCAGCAGGCCCTGTATCCCCACCTGCCCGACGAGCAGGCCGCGCCGGCGCTGCACCAGCTCATCTACCGCACCCGTCAGACGCTCGGATCGGACGCGGTCGTGCTGACCGACGCCGGGTACGCGCTGGGCGATGTGCAGACGGATGCCGAGCTCTTCTTGCAGAGCGGAGACGTGGCGCTGTGGCGCGGGCCGCTCCTGGACAGCGAGGGGCTGGGCACGGCGGCCGACCGCCTCCATCTCCGCCTGCGGGCCAGCGCGCTGGAACGGGCCTCCGCCGGCGACAGCGCAGAGCTGGCACGGATCGGACCCCTGCTGGTGCGCGAGGATCCCTTCGATCTCGCCGTTCTGGAGCTGACCTTGACGGCCCTGGCGGCCAGTGGACAGGGGCGCGCTGCCCACGCGTTGCAGCGCGACGTGAGGGCACGCTTCGCCGAGGTCGGGGAGCCCGTTCCTGCTGCTCTGGACGCCATCCCCTCTGTCCCCCGCAAGTCGTGA
- a CDS encoding zinc ribbon domain-containing protein produces MSDPHRRWGRRSALPHTAGYVLCPHCWRAVPARLDERYCVNDGTRLLSACATCGRAIASPYARYCPGCGQPYGALHPDASLSPQSTLRRQP; encoded by the coding sequence GTGAGCGACCCGCACCGACGATGGGGGAGGAGGTCAGCCCTGCCGCACACCGCTGGTTATGTCCTGTGCCCCCACTGCTGGCGGGCCGTCCCTGCCCGGCTGGACGAGCGCTACTGCGTGAACGACGGCACGCGCCTGCTCAGCGCCTGCGCGACCTGCGGCCGGGCGATCGCCTCGCCGTACGCCCGGTACTGTCCGGGCTGCGGACAACCCTACGGCGCGCTTCATCCGGACGCCTCCCTGTCACCCCAGTCCACCCTCCGGAGACAGCCATGA
- a CDS encoding carboxypeptidase-like regulatory domain-containing protein codes for MPRTLILLTVLLSSAALAAGPKSTLVDATFIDGAQVLTGSADVKDFAGSIGKVAQAAGGPCAKSEYVAWNTVAGLEATFKKVLGQLGYTYTLLNKSTDSGYAAAFKLNQGKTIVAGIWAEAQGTTVLGWCTVKVTQAAPPPVKSPAVLTPTAAARPAASAPAPQATRPAPPAKTPAAKRGYVSGIVLDTLGRPLPGAEVYVYGTTFAQGQRTDFHVQTRTDGTYSIRVPDGRYRADAKLTKDFAGATFELPLHPESGSDRTEVDSSEGGTLNFRWRLTGSKPGGGSDWMYFYGASVNLSYCGLPAGAYCDARYTDIPPGVAPEGSTVTLTFTPQGTLVDGTAGKAVVMTFKASPLRLDYPSGQGGGRLTLGKDWPYQSQNFNDLPLGVYTMSASAQTPDGRKVPLKLGLEQNDVEHGSVTLKWSAYDITKGFKQLRVYIRD; via the coding sequence ATGCCACGAACCCTGATTCTCCTGACCGTCCTCCTGTCGTCGGCCGCGCTGGCCGCCGGGCCGAAGTCCACCCTGGTGGACGCCACCTTCATCGACGGGGCGCAGGTGCTGACCGGCTCGGCGGATGTCAAGGATTTCGCGGGGTCAATCGGCAAGGTCGCGCAGGCGGCGGGCGGCCCCTGTGCAAAGAGTGAGTACGTGGCCTGGAACACCGTCGCGGGCTTGGAGGCCACCTTCAAGAAGGTGCTGGGCCAGCTCGGCTACACCTACACCCTGCTGAACAAATCGACCGACAGCGGGTACGCGGCCGCGTTCAAACTGAACCAGGGCAAGACCATCGTGGCCGGGATCTGGGCAGAGGCCCAGGGCACCACCGTGCTGGGCTGGTGCACCGTGAAGGTGACGCAGGCGGCACCCCCACCCGTCAAATCCCCCGCCGTCCTGACCCCCACGGCCGCCGCCAGACCGGCGGCCTCCGCACCGGCTCCACAGGCCACCAGGCCGGCCCCCCCCGCGAAGACACCGGCTGCGAAACGCGGGTATGTCAGCGGAATTGTGCTGGATACGCTGGGTCGCCCGCTGCCCGGCGCGGAGGTGTACGTCTACGGCACCACCTTCGCGCAGGGTCAGCGCACGGACTTCCATGTGCAGACCCGAACCGACGGCACGTACTCGATCCGGGTTCCGGACGGCCGCTACCGTGCCGACGCGAAACTTACGAAGGACTTTGCCGGCGCGACCTTCGAGCTGCCCCTGCATCCCGAGAGCGGCTCGGACAGGACGGAGGTGGATTCCAGCGAGGGCGGAACCCTGAACTTCCGCTGGCGGCTGACCGGCAGCAAACCGGGTGGCGGAAGCGACTGGATGTACTTCTACGGCGCGAGTGTGAACCTGAGTTACTGCGGTCTGCCTGCCGGAGCGTACTGCGACGCGCGCTACACGGACATCCCGCCCGGTGTCGCCCCGGAAGGCAGCACGGTGACGCTGACCTTCACGCCGCAGGGCACGCTGGTAGACGGCACCGCAGGGAAGGCGGTGGTCATGACCTTCAAAGCGTCGCCCCTGCGCCTGGATTATCCCAGCGGGCAGGGCGGCGGTCGGCTGACATTGGGGAAAGACTGGCCTTACCAGAGCCAGAACTTCAATGACCTGCCGCTGGGCGTCTACACCATGAGCGCCAGCGCCCAGACGCCCGACGGCCGCAAGGTGCCCCTGAAACTGGGACTGGAGCAGAACGACGTCGAGCACGGCAGCGTGACCCTGAAGTGGTCGGCGTACGACATCACCAAGGGGTTCAAACAGCTCCGGGTGTACATTCGCGACTGA